The following is a genomic window from Polaribacter atrinae.
TGTTAAATTTATAATTAATATTTGTACAATAAATACAAGGATAAATTTGGGGTAATTTACTTTTCGAAATAAATAATATAAATAATATAAAAACAATAATAAAAAGACCCAACCTCCATATAAAATTAAATTAAAATAATAATTATGAGTATTATACGTAGATATTTTATAAAAATCGCTTTTAAAACTATTTTGATAACAGTTATTTAATTCTTCTTGTAATGACTTACCATAACCTAACAATGGTAGTTCTTCTAATAAGTTTAAAGAACATTTAATAATAGCAACTCTAATATTAATAGAGTTATGATAATTACCAACTAGAGGTCTATTTATTTCTGTTCTAATTTCATTAAATCTTTCCTTAACAAGGCCATTAAATGCTAAAATAAAGAACGCCCCAACAATTAAAAAAACAGATATAAATTTTAATAACAACTTCTTTTTAAAACTCTTAAAAGATATAATTAGATAAATAATAAATGTTAGTACCAATAAAATTATATTAATTTTTGATACAAAAACAAAGATAAAAAAAGACGTAAAAATAATATTGAGTAAATTAAAGATTAAAGAAAATCTAACCGTTTTTTTGAGTCCTAAAAAAAGTGATATTGTTAAGCTAGTAAGTAAAAAAGCAGAAAAATATGTTTGATGAATTGCTACAGAAGTATTTTCTAGAACATAGGTTCTAAACAATGGTATATTATAATTATTAATTGCAAAAATTTGCTGAATTTTATTCTCCTTAAGAAATACAATCAAATAAATAATAGTTTGTAAAACAACACTTCCCTGAAAAATAAGCAAAGAACGATCTCTAACTTTATTATCTATATAACTTGGCTTATATAAGAAAATAATAGGAAAAATTAGAAAAGGAAGGTGAAGTAATATCTTTGTTAGACTAAGATCTAATGTAAATATTTCATGAAATAAAAACATCCAAAAAACAAAAGTCAGTGCAATTATTTTACTATCAAAAGTGATTTTTTTTTTAGTCTTTATAAAATCATAAACAGCAAATATTGAGCAAAATATAATAAAAATAGAGTTTATATTTGCTTTCATCAATGGAAAAGCAGCAAGAGACAAATATAGAATTATTGTTAATTTAGTAACTACCCTTTCCATTATAAAACACTTTTATATAATTTTTTCCAGTCTTCTATTCTGTTTTTCCAAGTATATTTTTCTAACACAAAATTATATAATTTTTCACCTTGTTCTATTTGTTTTTCTTTAGACCACTTTAAGACCTCTTCTAAACTAGATATTAGTTCTTTTTGATTTGGATTAATTAAAAAACCACCATTTTCTTTCCAAAGTTTATTTAAACCCGTTTGATAGGTTGTTATTACAGGCGTTTTTAAAATTGCAGCTTCTAAATTAACCATACCTATAACTTCTGAGTGTGAAGGTGCCGCTAACACAAATGCATTCTTAATTAATTTATGTTTAGCTTCTGCTTCTACAAAACCTAAGAACTCTATATTATTAGAATCAATATTAGAACTCTCAATTATTTTTTCTAAATTATTTTTATAAACATTAAACTCTCCTGCAATTTTTAACTTTACATTTTTAGGGTTAATTTTTATAAAGGATTTAATCAATAAATCAATTCCTTTTTTCTCATCTAATCTCCCTATATAAAGTATATATTTTTCTTTTTTATCAATTAAATTTAAATCTTCTTTTTGTTCTTTTATTAAATTAGGAATCTCTTCTATATTTCCATTTATAAAAAGTTTTTTAAGGTTTTTGGTTTCTTCACCTGTAATTGAATGAACAACTGTAGCCTTAGAAAAATACTTTTTTGTAAAAAAATTAAAATAAAATTTCTTTTTAAACTTACCTTGTTCCCACAACCAAGGCTCAAACATACCATGTGCAGTAATAATAAATGGAATATTATTTTTAATAGCATATTTAGCTGCTATAAATTGTGGAAACATCCACGTTCCATGAATATGAATACAATCAATTTTCTTCTCACTACAAATTTCATGTATTTTCACCTTCCATTCTTTAGAATACAACCAAGGTTTTTTATCAGAATTAACTACATATGCACTTTTATCTTCCTTTTCTTTACGTGACGTTAAAATAAATGAAGTATAGTTTTCATTAGATAATTCTTCCGTTAAGTTTTTAACCACAGTTCTTATACCTCCACTAGAAAATGAATAGTTTTCAACTATGTGTAATATTTTTATCATTAAAGTCTTTTATAAAAATTAGAACAAAAAAATAAAATTCTGGAGGAAAATAATGCCCTTCTCTAAATAATTTAATTATTAAATAAAAAAAGATTCCTTGCTCATAAACCTTACTTTCCTTTTTAAATAAGTTATAACTTCTGTAAAAAAAATAACTTATCATAAGAAGACCAAAGATACCTAAATCTGCCAACATTCTTAAGAAAAGAGAGTTCGCATCTTGTTGATTTATTTTAGATAGATTTTGTTTAATTAAGTAATCTGGAGGAGATAACTCTGGGTACACCTTTTCATACTCATATTTATAAGAACCTAAGCCTGTTCCCAAAGGATAATTAAAAAAAATATTTTTTGAAACAAACACATTACTTAACAAAGCATAAGAACTTAGATTGATGTGTTTTTTAAATTCTCCAGTATTTGTAGCAACTAAAGATTCTTGAGTTTGCTTTAGTCTTCTAACGAATATATTTCCGTTATTCTCATCTGAATAAACATCCCATTGAGTATAAATATAATAAGAACTTGCTCCTAATATAACAAATACTAGAAATGAATATTTTAAAAAATATTTTATTTTTAAAAGAGGCAAAAATAGTATTAACACTAAGCCAATATAACCAATTGAAGATTTTGAGAGTAAAATTGTGATTAAAATAATTATAAATTTAAAATATGATTTTTTCATTAAGGTTACATAAACAGCGGGAAGCATTATTGCTGCATAATGTGCCGGTTCTGACAGAATACCATTTAGCCTTTGTGGAGTAAATAAATTAATATTTAAATAAAACATTGGTATTGCTAATACAGCAATATAAAAAGCAGTATTAACATACGTTTTAAACAGCCGTTTTGTATTATACTCTCTAATAAAATTATAATAATAAAAACTACTAAGAACCACCCCTATTAACTGTGCAAATAATGAACCAATGGGATTTCTTAAAACAACATACATGATAATACCATGTATAAGCAAAAAACTATATACAATTATCATATTTTTATTTGCAACCAATTTAGTTTTAAATAAAAACACTCCTAAATTAACAAACAAAATTATATAGAAAAGCTTCCAATCAATAATATAATGAAAGGCAAAATTCTCAGAAAATAAAGCAAAAACGCTACTAAAAATAAGGTATTTATCTAATAATTTCACATCTTATTTTTTTAAAATAATACTTAAATAATGCTATATTGTAATCTAAAAAGCATAATATAACACCAATTCCTGCAGTTTTATTTTTAGCTTTAAAAGTTTCTTTAAATGCCAAAGAAATATGATTATTACTAACACCTCCATCTGCCATTTTTGCTGTAACCTTTTCTATTTTAATCGATTTTAAATTGTCTTTTGCTCTTAATAACATCTCATAATCACCCGCTATTCTATAAGATTCATTAAAAAATCCGTATTTAGAAAAATAGTTTTTATTATGAAAAGCACCAACATGTGCAATATTCATGTATCTCTTAAATTTAGACCAAGACCAACTCCCATTTATTTTGTTTATGATATTTTCTTCGTTATCAATAACATCTACATTAGAATAAACAAGATCTACATTATCATTTGCCGCTAAAATAACCTTTAAATAAGCTTCTAACGCATCTTCTGTGTAACAATCATCCGAACCTAAAAAAGAAACCCAGTTGCCCTTAGCTAATTTTACACCTTTATTAAACGCATTATATATACCACTGTCTTTTTCTGAAATCCAAGTATATTGTATATTTCTCTTTTTAAACACAGCTTCATATGATTTAATAATTTCTATCGTAGCATCTTTAGAATCGCCGTCTATTAAAATGTATTCGAAGTGACTTATTGATTGGTTTAAAACAGATTCTATTGTTTTTCTGACTGTTTTTTCAGAATTAAAAGTTACAGTTATAATTGATAACATATGAATGAATTTGATTCTATTTCTTATTAACCAACGATAATAAGACTAAATAAATTTCGGTTATTGTTCAGGAGGGTTTAAAAGAAATCTTATTTCAGTTTGTCTCTTTAAACAACTACCACTTCTTTATATACTTTATATATATTATCTGTATTTAATTTTGACGAGAAGTTTTTTATTGCATGTTCAAAAGCTGTTTCTCCTATCAATTTTAAATCCTTTCTATTTTCGTTAATTTTATAGATAATTTCTGCTAACTGCTCAGTATCACCTAGATCATATATGTATCCTAAATTTGTAGCAGTAATAATCTCTTTATTAGCTCCATTTTTATTTGCTATAACAGGAATTTTATTCATCATATACTCTACCGTTACCCTACCAAAAGCTTCTCTATTAGAAGAAACTATTCCTAAATCCATCATTTTTAAAAAATTATCAACATGAGCAATATAGCCTTTAAAAACAACATTTTCATTAAGACCTTCTTTTTCTACATACTCTTTTAAAACCTCTACATATGTATCTAACCCATCCCCAACAATATACAGCACAAAATTTGATTGCTTCTTTTGATTTTTAAGATATGATAATGCTTTTATAACTTCTATTTGGTTCTTATTTTCAGATATAGCACCCAATACACATATTTTTAAAGGATCTGTAAAATTATATATTTTTTCAAAATTATTTTTTATTTTAATACCATTATATATTACTTTTATTTTTTCAGGATTAATATAATTAGAGTAATACTCTTTTAAATCTTTTGAAACTGTAATAATTACTGATGCATTTAAATTAAAATAATTTCCTGCATTTTCAATTCCTGTTTCGTATTTTAAATTAAAATCATCTTTCCCATATTCCCTTATATGCCAAACATGAGGAATTTTCATCCTATTTGATAAATACCCTCCTAAATTAGTAGCGCTAGAATTGGTGTGAATTAAATCAAAATTATAATTGTATTTTCTTAAGAAACCCAAAACTTTTTTAAATAAAAATTTATTAATTATTATTTTAGTTTTGGCTTTAATAAATGTGTTCGAATTTAACCAGTTATAATATCTAAAAACATAATAATCAATATTATTTTCTTCTAACTTAGAAGAAAAAG
Proteins encoded in this region:
- a CDS encoding glycosyltransferase family 2 protein; the encoded protein is MLSIITVTFNSEKTVRKTIESVLNQSISHFEYILIDGDSKDATIEIIKSYEAVFKKRNIQYTWISEKDSGIYNAFNKGVKLAKGNWVSFLGSDDCYTEDALEAYLKVILAANDNVDLVYSNVDVIDNEENIINKINGSWSWSKFKRYMNIAHVGAFHNKNYFSKYGFFNESYRIAGDYEMLLRAKDNLKSIKIEKVTAKMADGGVSNNHISLAFKETFKAKNKTAGIGVILCFLDYNIALFKYYFKKIRCEIIR
- a CDS encoding glycosyltransferase, yielding MIKILHIVENYSFSSGGIRTVVKNLTEELSNENYTSFILTSRKEKEDKSAYVVNSDKKPWLYSKEWKVKIHEICSEKKIDCIHIHGTWMFPQFIAAKYAIKNNIPFIITAHGMFEPWLWEQGKFKKKFYFNFFTKKYFSKATVVHSITGEETKNLKKLFINGNIEEIPNLIKEQKEDLNLIDKKEKYILYIGRLDEKKGIDLLIKSFIKINPKNVKLKIAGEFNVYKNNLEKIIESSNIDSNNIEFLGFVEAEAKHKLIKNAFVLAAPSHSEVIGMVNLEAAILKTPVITTYQTGLNKLWKENGGFLINPNQKELISSLEEVLKWSKEKQIEQGEKLYNFVLEKYTWKNRIEDWKKLYKSVL
- a CDS encoding O-antigen ligase family protein; this translates as MIIVYSFLLIHGIIMYVVLRNPIGSLFAQLIGVVLSSFYYYNFIREYNTKRLFKTYVNTAFYIAVLAIPMFYLNINLFTPQRLNGILSEPAHYAAIMLPAVYVTLMKKSYFKFIIILITILLSKSSIGYIGLVLILFLPLLKIKYFLKYSFLVFVILGASSYYIYTQWDVYSDENNGNIFVRRLKQTQESLVATNTGEFKKHINLSSYALLSNVFVSKNIFFNYPLGTGLGSYKYEYEKVYPELSPPDYLIKQNLSKINQQDANSLFLRMLADLGIFGLLMISYFFYRSYNLFKKESKVYEQGIFFYLIIKLFREGHYFPPEFYFFVLIFIKDFNDKNITHS
- a CDS encoding O-antigen ligase family protein, with the protein product MERVVTKLTIILYLSLAAFPLMKANINSIFIIFCSIFAVYDFIKTKKKITFDSKIIALTFVFWMFLFHEIFTLDLSLTKILLHLPFLIFPIIFLYKPSYIDNKVRDRSLLIFQGSVVLQTIIYLIVFLKENKIQQIFAINNYNIPLFRTYVLENTSVAIHQTYFSAFLLTSLTISLFLGLKKTVRFSLIFNLLNIIFTSFFIFVFVSKINIILLVLTFIIYLIISFKSFKKKLLLKFISVFLIVGAFFILAFNGLVKERFNEIRTEINRPLVGNYHNSINIRVAIIKCSLNLLEELPLLGYGKSLQEELNNCYQNSFKSDFYKISTYNTHNYYFNLILYGGWVFLLLFLYYLYYLFRKVNYPKFILVFIVQILIINLTENFFSRHYGIILFIYFISLFLPNKKMLRN
- a CDS encoding glycosyltransferase family 4 protein, which codes for MKILFITHYSFLYGANKSLLQLLIDLKTDYNISPTVIVPEKGTFSSKLEENNIDYYVFRYYNWLNSNTFIKAKTKIIINKFLFKKVLGFLRKYNYNFDLIHTNSSATNLGGYLSNRMKIPHVWHIREYGKDDFNLKYETGIENAGNYFNLNASVIITVSKDLKEYYSNYINPEKIKVIYNGIKIKNNFEKIYNFTDPLKICVLGAISENKNQIEVIKALSYLKNQKKQSNFVLYIVGDGLDTYVEVLKEYVEKEGLNENVVFKGYIAHVDNFLKMMDLGIVSSNREAFGRVTVEYMMNKIPVIANKNGANKEIITATNLGYIYDLGDTEQLAEIIYKINENRKDLKLIGETAFEHAIKNFSSKLNTDNIYKVYKEVVVV